Proteins found in one Sulfurimonas sp. genomic segment:
- a CDS encoding NAD(P)/FAD-dependent oxidoreductase — translation MTNKDSDYDLIVIGAGAAGMISAITAAKDNKKVLLLEKLPQIGAKLKATGGGRCNLSNTLSQDEFMSKFGRDGRFMQDALNSFSREDMQSFFDSIGVETHAPDGFRIFPTSHSSSTILDALKTTMDNLGVVVLTSKKVENILEKDLQVIGVKTGTDIYKSEHVILATGGLGYPTLGAEGDGFEISKELGHTTTKLYPAMMPLRTKEDWVSNCRADTIAKVTMKVDMKKHKKLTAYGDLIFTKNGIRGPVVLDFAREITPLIDKYSEVPTLINLTKGKNEDELLKDLKSAQSSNPDANILELIQTLLPAALSEEILKLCNIEKNIKFKEIDGIKKEKLLKTLAWTPLTINGHDGFKMAMITRGGIKLNEIDPKTMQSKLIKGLYFCGEIVNIDGPCGGYNLQWSFSSGYLAAKSLD, via the coding sequence ATGACTAATAAAGATAGTGACTATGATCTTATAGTTATCGGTGCAGGGGCTGCAGGAATGATATCCGCTATTACTGCTGCAAAAGATAACAAAAAAGTTCTTTTACTTGAAAAACTACCTCAAATAGGCGCAAAACTAAAAGCTACAGGCGGAGGTAGATGTAACCTTAGCAATACACTTTCCCAAGATGAATTTATGTCAAAGTTTGGACGTGACGGACGTTTTATGCAAGATGCTCTTAACTCTTTTTCTCGTGAAGATATGCAGAGCTTTTTCGATTCAATCGGTGTTGAGACACATGCGCCTGACGGATTTAGAATATTTCCAACGTCTCATTCATCTTCTACGATATTAGATGCACTTAAAACAACTATGGATAATTTAGGAGTAGTTGTATTAACATCCAAAAAAGTTGAAAACATTTTAGAAAAAGACTTGCAAGTTATTGGTGTTAAAACAGGCACAGATATATATAAAAGTGAGCATGTCATACTAGCTACAGGCGGCTTGGGCTATCCTACTCTTGGAGCTGAGGGGGATGGATTTGAGATTAGTAAAGAGCTTGGTCATACTACAACAAAACTCTATCCTGCCATGATGCCGCTACGTACAAAAGAGGATTGGGTCTCAAACTGCAGAGCTGATACAATTGCAAAAGTTACTATGAAAGTAGATATGAAAAAACATAAAAAACTAACAGCTTATGGTGATCTGATTTTTACCAAAAATGGAATTAGAGGTCCTGTTGTTTTAGACTTTGCAAGAGAGATTACACCTCTTATAGATAAGTACTCTGAAGTACCTACTTTAATAAATTTGACAAAGGGAAAAAATGAAGATGAACTTTTAAAAGATCTTAAAAGTGCCCAAAGTTCAAATCCTGATGCAAATATATTGGAGCTTATCCAAACGTTACTTCCTGCTGCTTTATCAGAGGAGATACTAAAGTTATGCAATATAGAAAAAAATATAAAATTTAAAGAGATTGACGGTATCAAAAAGGAAAAACTCTTAAAAACTCTGGCTTGGACTCCACTTACTATAAACGGGCACGATGGATTTAAAATGGCTATGATAACCAGAGGTGGAATTAAACTAAACGAGATAGATCCAAAAACAATGCAAAGTAAACTAATAAAGGGGCTTTATTTTTGTGGGGAGATTGTAAATATAGACGGACCATGCGGAGGATACAATCTCCAGTGGAGCTTTTCAAGCGGATATTTAGCTGCAAAATCTTTAGACTAA
- a CDS encoding diguanylate cyclase: protein MNLKLKIISMIASLLLSVSVITTYINYVKDVEGAQAQLKNVSLPLSIDNIYTEVQQHMIKPLIVSSMMASDTFVRDWILVEGEKDIKSIQKYLKEIQDKYNAFTSFLVSDITKNYYHQRGLVDVVKENNEADKWYFEFNSKDELYEVNLDINTNFSDSLIMFINYKVQDYNQKIIATTGVGIKLINIVDMLDSFKKKYKYDVYFVDNNGEIILHTSDLNKRGNISKIGDLKRLEKKIRENSGDKYEYEYKDSTYMLHTKYIKELNLYLFVEVDKDKYVSDISQRFYINLLLSVLITLVIVYIIIHFINIYQARLEKIAHEDALTGLDNRRKFNHDIESMFEEFYRRHIKSLTLVILDIDDFKKINDTYGHLVGDKVLVRFAEILKENIQVSNYIARWGGEEFSILLVDISEEDILELFQKIRIAISKDEVLYDLIQGNITSSFGVGALGQNESIDALISKVDSALYAAKKSGKDKIVKA, encoded by the coding sequence ATGAATTTAAAATTAAAAATAATATCTATGATAGCAAGCTTATTGCTTAGTGTGTCTGTGATCACTACTTACATAAACTATGTAAAAGATGTAGAAGGTGCACAAGCACAATTAAAAAATGTATCTCTACCACTCTCAATAGATAATATATACACAGAAGTTCAGCAACATATGATAAAACCCCTTATAGTATCATCAATGATGGCAAGTGATACCTTTGTTAGAGACTGGATACTAGTAGAGGGTGAAAAAGATATAAAGTCTATTCAGAAGTATTTAAAAGAGATTCAAGATAAATATAATGCATTTACATCGTTTTTAGTATCGGATATTACAAAAAATTATTACCATCAAAGAGGTCTTGTTGATGTTGTAAAAGAAAACAATGAAGCTGACAAATGGTATTTTGAGTTTAATTCCAAAGATGAACTATATGAAGTAAATTTAGATATAAATACGAACTTTAGTGATTCACTTATTATGTTTATAAATTATAAAGTTCAAGACTATAATCAAAAAATTATAGCAACTACCGGTGTTGGAATTAAACTGATAAATATAGTTGATATGCTTGATTCATTCAAAAAAAAGTATAAGTATGATGTATATTTTGTTGATAATAACGGGGAGATAATACTTCATACAAGTGATCTAAACAAACGCGGAAATATATCTAAAATAGGTGATCTTAAAAGGCTTGAGAAAAAGATCAGAGAAAACAGCGGTGATAAATACGAGTATGAATATAAAGATTCTACATATATGCTTCATACAAAATACATTAAAGAGTTGAACCTATACCTTTTTGTAGAAGTAGATAAAGATAAATATGTAAGTGATATAAGTCAAAGATTTTACATAAACTTATTGTTATCGGTGCTAATAACTTTAGTGATTGTATATATTATTATTCATTTTATAAACATCTATCAGGCAAGACTAGAAAAGATAGCACATGAAGATGCACTGACAGGTCTTGATAACAGAAGAAAGTTTAATCATGACATAGAATCCATGTTTGAAGAGTTTTACAGAAGACATATAAAATCTTTAACATTGGTTATTCTTGACATAGATGATTTTAAAAAAATAAACGATACTTACGGACACCTAGTAGGTGATAAAGTACTAGTAAGATTTGCAGAAATTTTAAAAGAGAACATACAAGTCAGTAACTATATAGCCAGATGGGGTGGTGAGGAGTTTTCCATTCTTTTAGTAGATATCTCAGAAGAAGACATATTGGAACTTTTTCAAAAGATACGTATAGCTATTAGTAAAGATGAGGTTTTATATGATCTTATACAAGGTAACATAACTTCAAGTTTCGGTGTTGGAGCACTTGGACAAAATGAATCTATTGATGCACTGATCAGCAAGGTAGATTCTGCATTATATGCTGCAAAAAAATCAGGAAAAGACAAGATTGTAAAAGCTTAG
- a CDS encoding thiamine phosphate synthase yields the protein MKSYMITSDALSSEHIKKHMPDYVLYRDKTNQNYADDASKFVDVCRRFKGVKSFLHQDADLAKKLGANGVHLTSLQLDKVEYAKSKNLEVIISTHSLEEVQKAEILGADAVTYSPVFNTPNKGEPKGVDDLKVLVECVDIKVFALGGITSQKEIDKIKDTGVYGFASIRYFE from the coding sequence ATGAAATCTTATATGATCACTTCAGATGCCTTATCTAGTGAGCATATAAAAAAGCATATGCCCGATTATGTTTTATACAGAGATAAAACGAACCAAAACTATGCAGATGACGCATCAAAGTTTGTAGATGTTTGTCGCAGGTTTAAAGGTGTAAAGTCTTTTTTACATCAAGATGCTGATTTAGCTAAAAAGCTAGGTGCCAATGGTGTTCATTTAACATCTTTGCAGTTAGATAAGGTAGAGTACGCAAAGTCAAAAAATTTAGAAGTTATTATAAGTACACACTCTTTGGAAGAGGTGCAAAAAGCTGAAATTTTAGGTGCAGATGCGGTTACATACAGTCCTGTCTTTAATACACCCAATAAGGGTGAGCCTAAGGGTGTAGATGATCTTAAAGTGCTTGTTGAATGTGTTGATATAAAAGTATTCGCACTAGGGGGAATCACAAGTCAAAAAGAGATAGATAAAATTAAAGATACAGGTGTGTACGGTTTTGCATCTATTAGATACTTCGAATAG
- the polA gene encoding DNA polymerase I, protein MAKTVTIIDTFGFFFRAFYALPQHLKNKDGFPTGLLTGFTNFIATLQKEHDSDYIVFAVDSKGDTFRNEIDPNYKANRQAPPEELSMQLPVAIEWIDKMGYKTLGMSGFEADDMIASVVKHAKEKGYNVRVVSHDKDLYQLIDDGKVVVVDAIKKKVMDEECCYEKYGVTPKQFIDYQSILGDSADNVPGVKGIGKVGAEKLLKEYGTLDSIYENLATIKGANQKKLIESRDNAYMSKKLVTLRDDVLDELEFDFEDYKMDVEHPFLNIYDELVKYEQNAILRVLKAKNQVSEEHHNSVVQKVNNDSEVSLGKLEFKTTLITSSDQLNNVLSTLTKDTLVAFDTETTGLEYDKDKLVGFSFAFNESEAYYVPFGHYYLGIGDQVDESVAKDAMRKIFQSKVVGHNIKFDLHFVTKFLGEDLNIFGDSMILAWLINPESALALDKLSSALLNHEMISFKDTIKKGETFASVELETACKYAAEDALITFKLYNLFLEKLKLQNAEHLIGEAQNIEFPFIKTLMGMEKEGIKVDSEFLDMFLHKVKSTLYDLTNKIHELAGSEFNINSTKQLGVVLFEHLGLPVGKKTKTGYSTNEQVLSSLVDSHSIIPLLLEYREVYKLFSTYIEPLLKLSRENEDSRIHTSFVQTGTATGRLSSKNPNLQNIPTRTKLGAEVRRAFVASKGKKLVGIDYSQIELRLLAHYSEDKILLDAFRNDKDIHRQTAVALFGEEEADSKRSIAKTVNFGLLYGMGQKKLSQTLDISTKEAKEIIDRYFESFPSVKSYFRGIVDSAKERGYVETILGRRRYFDFENAKPMFKAAYERESVNTLFQGTASDLIKLSMNKIHHEIKEHSLNAKMLLQIHDELIFEVDENEAEVLADKFKGIMESIMELNIPLKVSVNIGDNWGDLK, encoded by the coding sequence ATGGCAAAAACCGTAACTATTATCGATACCTTCGGGTTTTTCTTTCGTGCATTTTATGCACTCCCGCAACACTTAAAAAATAAAGACGGCTTCCCGACAGGACTATTAACCGGATTTACAAACTTCATAGCAACTCTTCAAAAAGAACATGACAGCGACTATATAGTTTTTGCGGTTGATTCTAAAGGTGATACATTTAGAAATGAGATAGACCCTAACTATAAAGCAAACCGTCAAGCACCTCCTGAAGAGTTAAGCATGCAACTACCAGTTGCTATTGAGTGGATAGACAAGATGGGTTATAAAACTCTTGGAATGAGTGGTTTTGAAGCCGATGATATGATAGCTTCTGTTGTAAAGCATGCAAAAGAGAAGGGCTATAACGTACGCGTAGTATCACACGATAAAGACCTTTACCAGCTGATCGATGATGGTAAAGTTGTAGTAGTTGATGCTATCAAGAAAAAAGTTATGGATGAAGAATGCTGTTATGAAAAGTACGGTGTTACTCCAAAGCAGTTTATAGATTATCAATCGATACTTGGTGATAGTGCCGATAATGTTCCTGGTGTTAAAGGTATTGGAAAAGTAGGTGCGGAAAAACTTTTAAAAGAGTATGGAACTCTTGATAGCATTTATGAGAATCTAGCTACTATAAAGGGTGCAAATCAAAAGAAACTTATAGAATCTCGTGATAATGCATATATGTCAAAAAAACTTGTAACTCTTAGAGATGATGTTTTAGATGAATTAGAGTTTGATTTTGAAGATTATAAGATGGATGTAGAACATCCTTTTTTAAATATATATGACGAGCTTGTAAAGTATGAGCAAAATGCAATACTAAGAGTCTTAAAAGCAAAAAATCAAGTGAGTGAAGAACATCACAACAGCGTAGTTCAAAAAGTAAATAATGACAGTGAAGTATCTCTTGGCAAACTTGAATTTAAAACTACACTCATTACAAGTTCAGATCAGCTAAACAATGTTCTAAGCACTTTAACAAAAGATACTCTTGTAGCATTTGATACGGAGACTACAGGACTAGAATATGACAAGGATAAGCTGGTTGGTTTCTCTTTTGCATTTAATGAGTCTGAAGCTTACTATGTTCCATTTGGGCATTATTACTTAGGTATAGGCGATCAGGTTGATGAGAGTGTTGCAAAAGATGCAATGAGAAAGATTTTTCAAAGCAAGGTAGTTGGTCATAATATAAAGTTCGATCTTCACTTTGTTACAAAGTTTTTAGGTGAAGATCTGAACATTTTTGGTGATAGTATGATCCTTGCATGGCTTATAAACCCTGAATCAGCACTAGCACTTGATAAACTATCCTCAGCGTTACTAAACCATGAGATGATCTCTTTTAAAGACACGATCAAAAAGGGTGAGACTTTTGCAAGTGTGGAGCTTGAGACTGCTTGTAAATACGCAGCCGAAGATGCACTAATAACTTTTAAGCTTTACAATCTGTTTTTAGAGAAGTTAAAACTGCAAAATGCAGAGCACTTAATAGGTGAGGCTCAAAATATAGAGTTTCCGTTTATTAAAACGCTTATGGGTATGGAAAAAGAGGGTATAAAGGTTGATAGCGAATTCTTAGATATGTTCTTACATAAGGTAAAATCAACTCTTTATGATCTTACAAACAAGATCCATGAGTTAGCAGGAAGCGAGTTTAACATAAACTCAACTAAGCAGCTTGGCGTTGTTCTGTTTGAGCATTTAGGACTGCCTGTAGGTAAAAAAACAAAAACAGGTTACTCTACAAATGAGCAAGTTTTAAGTTCATTAGTTGATTCACACTCGATTATTCCATTACTTTTAGAGTACCGTGAGGTTTATAAACTATTTTCAACTTATATAGAACCTCTTTTAAAACTTAGTCGTGAAAATGAAGACTCTAGAATTCATACTTCATTTGTTCAAACAGGTACTGCAACTGGAAGACTTAGCTCAAAAAATCCAAACCTGCAAAATATACCGACCCGTACAAAGCTTGGTGCTGAAGTTAGACGTGCATTTGTGGCTTCAAAGGGTAAAAAGCTTGTGGGAATTGATTATTCTCAAATAGAGTTAAGACTGCTTGCTCACTACTCAGAGGATAAGATACTTTTAGATGCGTTTAGAAATGACAAAGATATACACCGTCAAACTGCGGTAGCACTTTTTGGTGAAGAAGAGGCTGATTCAAAACGCTCTATTGCCAAGACTGTAAACTTTGGACTTTTATACGGTATGGGTCAAAAGAAACTTTCACAAACTCTGGATATATCTACAAAAGAAGCAAAAGAGATCATTGACAGATATTTTGAGAGTTTCCCGTCTGTAAAAAGTTACTTTAGAGGTATAGTAGATAGTGCAAAAGAGAGAGGGTATGTAGAGACTATACTTGGACGCAGACGCTACTTTGATTTTGAAAATGCAAAACCTATGTTTAAGGCTGCATATGAGCGTGAGAGTGTAAATACACTTTTTCAAGGTACTGCAAGTGATCTTATTAAACTTTCTATGAATAAGATACATCATGAAATTAAAGAACACTCTCTAAATGCAAAAATGCTTTTACAAATACACGATGAGTTGATTTTTGAAGTAGATGAAAACGAAGCTGAAGTTTTAGCAGATAAGTTTAAAGGGATTATGGAGTCGATTATGGAATTGAATATCCCTCTAAAGGTAAGTGTAAATATAGGTGATAACTGGGGTGATTTGAAGTAA
- a CDS encoding HDOD domain-containing protein, which yields MENSIVDSIKALPPLSKTIADINRIHADPEGSVADMAKAIEGDPMIVANLLKAAASPLYGFSREIKNASQAVSLFGMSMTRSIAIGNSVRKLLNVDLEPYGISSDQFANISSLQAVLLSTWYNKIDRAAAQKLFLPVFLQETGKILIASDIIQNDETISFKSDAETSNNLAQLEKSYVGMTTADVTALVFEHWNFDEEIIEIIKYADEPQNAPDNLKEAANILNIIKTIIPVNKPFSEQAINFGLKKAEDAGFDTAPLKSAIDIVSEFV from the coding sequence ATGGAAAATTCAATAGTTGATAGTATAAAAGCGCTTCCGCCATTATCAAAAACGATAGCGGATATAAATAGAATTCATGCAGACCCTGAAGGATCAGTAGCCGATATGGCTAAAGCTATTGAGGGTGATCCTATGATCGTTGCAAACCTATTAAAAGCTGCAGCTTCACCATTATACGGCTTTTCAAGAGAGATAAAAAATGCATCTCAGGCAGTTAGTCTATTTGGTATGAGTATGACACGTTCTATTGCTATTGGTAACTCAGTTAGAAAACTTTTAAACGTAGATTTGGAACCATATGGAATCAGTAGTGATCAATTTGCAAATATATCATCACTTCAAGCAGTACTACTCTCAACTTGGTATAACAAAATAGACAGAGCAGCAGCTCAAAAACTTTTTTTGCCGGTATTTTTACAAGAAACAGGTAAAATTTTAATTGCCAGTGATATTATCCAAAACGATGAAACAATCAGTTTCAAGTCTGATGCTGAGACTTCAAATAATCTTGCACAGCTTGAAAAATCATATGTAGGTATGACTACTGCCGATGTAACAGCTTTAGTATTTGAGCACTGGAACTTCGATGAAGAGATTATAGAAATTATTAAATATGCAGATGAACCTCAAAACGCACCAGATAATTTAAAAGAAGCGGCAAATATACTAAATATTATAAAAACAATAATACCTGTTAACAAGCCTTTCTCTGAACAAGCTATAAACTTTGGACTAAAAAAAGCTGAAGATGCAGGATTTGATACAGCTCCATTAAAATCAGCTATAGATATTGTTTCGGAATTTGTGTAG
- a CDS encoding sulfite exporter TauE/SafE family protein has product MESVNILTILSIAFLGSFGHCIGMCGGIVMAYSNIKIDPLSSKVSKSVAHLLYSFGRITTYTVLGALFGYLGGVVVFSNNANGILLIVAGVAMILAGLSLMGKMKSLSIGGKSLSDTKFYKSSFTKIMNSKSNMSFYLLGMLNGLLPCGFVYFFAITAASTANPIYGALVMFIFGLSTIPAMFGLGTLSSLNLATNFRNMLVSLASIAVLFYGVFTIYSGYEYISNPEKTLRDCH; this is encoded by the coding sequence ATGGAGAGTGTAAATATATTAACTATTTTATCCATTGCATTTTTAGGATCGTTTGGGCATTGTATAGGTATGTGCGGCGGTATAGTTATGGCATATTCAAATATCAAAATTGATCCACTCTCTTCTAAAGTGTCAAAAAGTGTTGCACACCTTTTATATTCTTTTGGGCGTATAACTACATATACTGTTTTAGGAGCACTTTTTGGCTATTTGGGCGGTGTTGTAGTTTTTTCAAATAATGCAAATGGTATACTTTTAATAGTAGCCGGAGTAGCTATGATACTAGCGGGCTTATCTCTTATGGGTAAGATGAAATCACTTAGCATCGGCGGTAAATCATTAAGCGATACAAAATTTTATAAAAGCAGTTTTACAAAGATAATGAACTCAAAATCAAATATGAGTTTTTATCTTTTAGGTATGTTAAACGGCTTATTACCATGTGGTTTTGTGTACTTTTTTGCAATTACAGCGGCAAGTACTGCAAATCCAATTTACGGAGCTTTAGTTATGTTTATATTTGGTTTGAGTACAATACCAGCTATGTTTGGTCTTGGAACTCTAAGCAGTTTAAATTTAGCGACAAATTTTAGAAATATGTTAGTGTCTTTAGCATCTATAGCCGTATTATTTTACGGTGTATTTACAATATATAGCGGATATGAATATATTTCAAATCCAGAAAAAACATTACGTGATTGTCATTAA
- a CDS encoding HD domain-containing protein produces MHTLRVVYHILKKGHYKLLAAAVLHDIGKPFTAFIKDDEDREFNEYSFTDHEERSYQIIKNWPFVSKYTKNMVRYHYLIRDIEKSKKEDLKRYAQKVAIWDTLDDETKEDLAEFLICDDLGKGKKRR; encoded by the coding sequence GTGCATACTTTACGTGTAGTTTACCACATTTTAAAAAAAGGTCACTATAAGCTTTTAGCTGCTGCAGTTTTACACGATATTGGTAAACCTTTTACCGCCTTTATTAAAGATGATGAGGATCGTGAGTTTAATGAATACAGTTTCACAGATCATGAAGAACGATCTTATCAGATCATAAAAAACTGGCCTTTTGTAAGTAAATATACAAAAAATATGGTACGCTATCACTACTTAATTAGAGATATAGAAAAGTCAAAAAAAGAAGACCTAAAAAGATATGCACAAAAGGTAGCTATTTGGGATACTTTAGATGATGAAACAAAAGAAGATTTGGCTGAGTTTTTGATCTGTGATGATCTTGGCAAGGGTAAAAAGAGAAGATGA
- a CDS encoding tyrosine-type recombinase/integrase, giving the protein MSTSQFSKELEAFLEYISVTKALNKKSIEAYMGDLSSIEAELDSPLINIDSDKLLNLLSKYENKRTLNRKLSSVNAFFDFCYSSNFVQEKTKLKSAKIPKLLPKFLSLDQLSAGIKLCDTTNWLGLRDAALLYFLYASGVRISECLSLTKEDMDGEWLLVRHAKGDKERLVPVAKVALDALKRYLDAMPYEKDFLWCNYKGDRLSRVSAFKITQKYLGVSPHVLRHSYATALITGGADLRVVQELLGHASLITTQVYTHIQKQHLSETVDVCHPFSNI; this is encoded by the coding sequence ATGAGTACATCTCAGTTCAGTAAAGAGTTAGAAGCTTTTTTAGAATATATAAGTGTAACAAAAGCACTAAACAAAAAATCAATTGAGGCTTATATGGGTGATCTCTCATCCATAGAGGCAGAACTAGACTCACCTTTAATTAACATAGATTCAGACAAACTTTTAAACCTACTCTCAAAGTATGAAAACAAACGCACGCTAAACCGTAAACTCTCATCTGTAAATGCATTTTTCGATTTTTGTTACAGTAGTAATTTTGTGCAGGAAAAAACAAAATTAAAAAGTGCAAAGATACCAAAACTTTTACCAAAGTTTCTCTCACTTGATCAGCTAAGTGCCGGTATAAAACTATGTGATACTACTAACTGGCTCGGTCTGCGTGATGCGGCACTTTTATACTTTTTATATGCTTCAGGTGTGAGGATCAGCGAGTGTTTGAGCCTTACCAAAGAAGATATGGATGGAGAATGGCTTCTTGTGCGTCACGCTAAGGGTGATAAAGAACGTTTGGTACCGGTTGCAAAAGTGGCATTAGATGCGCTAAAAAGGTATTTAGATGCCATGCCGTATGAAAAAGATTTTTTATGGTGTAATTATAAGGGTGATAGATTAAGCAGGGTATCTGCTTTTAAGATAACTCAAAAATATTTAGGCGTATCTCCACACGTACTTCGCCATTCATACGCAACTGCACTTATAACAGGAGGGGCTGATCTAAGAGTTGTTCAAGAGCTTTTAGGTCATGCTTCTCTTATAACAACCCAAGTATATACACATATTCAAAAACAGCATTTGAGTGAGACTGTAGATGTATGTCACCCATTTTCAAATATTTAG
- the gatC gene encoding Asp-tRNA(Asn)/Glu-tRNA(Gln) amidotransferase subunit GatC codes for MQVDDTLLKKLEKLSYLEVDESKREEIKEQLSEIVSFVDNLSELNTDGVDDKFAMDDRATFTRDDIPSCDTHINDEILKNSPNSADHFFVVPKIIE; via the coding sequence ATGCAAGTAGATGACACTCTTTTAAAAAAGCTTGAAAAACTATCTTATTTAGAGGTAGATGAGAGTAAAAGAGAAGAGATAAAAGAACAATTATCTGAGATTGTATCTTTTGTAGATAACTTAAGTGAATTAAATACTGATGGTGTAGATGACAAGTTTGCAATGGATGACAGAGCTACATTTACAAGAGACGATATACCATCATGCGATACTCATATAAACGATGAAATATTAAAAAATTCACCAAACAGTGCAGACCACTTTTTTGTAGTACCAAAAATCATAGAATAA